The following proteins are co-located in the Gavia stellata isolate bGavSte3 chromosome 18, bGavSte3.hap2, whole genome shotgun sequence genome:
- the MYO15A gene encoding unconventional myosin-XV, translating to MVRFKRVGKKRKEAASGASPAKPSFLLLRRGGQAAEDGASLFRRRPERKFKPRAQVLSKAAAATGWLARKVLSRRGRLVGGGRAADTAWLSRIGAKKLPFPAEDEILRHRANMKRIPGGSGLSAPSAMWHGQERHSSTVRRPSRRRSQRAPAEPPVPRYGWAEEEDGAYSRRRGYAKEEDGVYGSHRGYAKKEDGACGPRRGYAKEEDGAYGPRRGYAKEEDGAYSPQHGYAEEDGAYGPWRGYTEEEDGAYGPQHGYAEEEEGYIQTPPYPAGYGFEDAVLTPYADYPGYETEEEYGFYGGFWEEGDPPGHPYSYVELEDEGPFRGGSSLTLYDPYGSDPEYGEEAAGPFGYRGDPYEDFGEPIAGGYRGDEYPEHRIQYSEGGWAPHAQSSCNPYALALEEITEAEEPEEEEEEDGEYPFSILSASSLRGMRETLSSKLSLNRKFRLFPRPQVKLFGRDRLDVPLLPSPHLPVTRDEDDYDEYEPPPPPPAAPSPAASPGRRVSAARLCGSPLGQFLQRSLSQPPSRPPRGAGGFRDPRTPQPSYRRSGRRLVGVEGASSGGRDPPPRASPARDPSPPAGPWGQPPPQEPGAARRLSLRNPFASSGRSPSPPPSRQRPGTVRGEGPQRSPSLGASIQRFSPEPPPLPPAVPRSPGPVGRRLGVPAVGSGRPLSPRPSRRSSPPGLPLPQAWPRLPEPPTKAVKPLQRTPFLAPTPRSGSRRLSPPGPSWDEELPPWQGTARGLTGVPPPPSPAPSTPKTFIQRIGQPLAGMAPRSPLARPSPTEAGGHSPSPGCSMGQSLASLLVGSMAPHKAPPSPPPARHPSSRSPSLPRRPSRRDESTRRSPSPPVRHRGWADTGCPILPSSPRGDQSPSPQRRAAFPAPHGRTTGSPAMPRHGARAPAPAETIEGDGAAREEGAGRYAVVTPQVQRLGSFRRASRMYKQHWSTQHVVRVREMPDAWTAEQGPPRQPTQRSRRWASQRGADIARYLSQRSPAGGWRERHPWADGYLGSKQPWRSKMQSLCSLPIVRYQEPQEEDGLEDMTQLEDLQEAAVLSNIRTRFERQLIYTYIGSILVSVNPYRLYNIYGTEQVLQYEGRALGENPPHLFAIANVAYSKVMDAKHNQCIVISGESGSGKTEATKLILRYLAAVSQKCSTAPQIEILEATPLLESFGNAKTVRNDNSSRFGKFVEIFLEDGLICGAITSQYLLEKSRVVFQAKSERNYHIFYEMLAGLPAQQRQRYCLQGAETYYYLNQGGNCEIPGKDDAEDFRRLLNTMEVLGFSVEEQNSIFRILSSVLHLGNVYFEKYETDCQEVATVVSATEIRTVAELLQVSPEGLQKAITFKVTETLREKIFTPLTVESAVDARDAIAKTLYSLLFGWLTDRINKLVYPRQEALSIAILDIYGFEDLNFNSFEQLCINYANEYLQFFFNKIVFQEEQEEYLREQIEWKEIPFSDNQPCIDLISQKPYGILRILDDQSCFPQATDHTFLQKCHYHHGTNPLYTKPKMPLPEFTIKHYAGKVTYQVHKFLDKNYDQVRQDVLDLFITSRTKVVANLFFGRAQVMARQRSLDRRSSTRTRRYKAPTVAARFQQSLLDLVEKMERCNPFFVRCLKPNNKKEPGLFEADVVSSQLRYSGILETIRIRKEGFPIRIPFLVFIDRYRCLVDMWSNVIPNGANCVEMLRNLCPVSPSMYYVGVSKLFLKEQLYQALESKRARAHHLAALTLQRYARTFFIKRRFRSLRRKIVLLQSRARGYLARQRYRRMRHTLIKFRSLVHIYVNRRRYLKRKEDARRRAEEERERMKQELTRREVVDVTHLEIPAELMGLLEAAAAAREVNAGCVVLVPPPALQPDSQLTLPLDINDYPMAKYVRGHFQEPAFGMLTAPLVAPLTRLDEELCHEALSLFQLILRFMGDPGLGGPQETLFGNYIVQKGLSAPGLRDELLAQAANQVWRNTNVNNEERGWLLLAACLSAFPPSTAFDKYLLKFVSDYAFAGYKPVCQRKLMHAMAQSQLGAAVARAYPPSLLEWTANRQQASMALDLHCFNGDQFSCPVHSWSTGEDLAGDVLKHRGLAEGWRGWSVAMKAGTQWAELAGHDYVLDLVSDLELLRGFPKQKSCFLVAWEGAERHGGDSQAVLGHSLDLDEVPPPPAVKAPTLPSTEAYPPHDGDFGEPRSQKGLDRYLDSLFDPVLSYGNGELEKPSAVSQRMKGGGGAGGGDSGSDAKQSRPPVPAETRQPRGAEPAPSPQHRADAKQPPGPPGRAAEGTPARAPQPRPYLQKVAPVGRRWPGELVQHSRLNSEHFPRPTHDIRNIIRQCQPAPRSSQPPSKLFGKKLDPHEEAMQILKEQLLAARVPAAAEPKEMVAAVKPVTSGRYQLRAPTGHPVAPRPPVSISRELPSEGQQVQTQLHRSCSEDFYTYHNVPWKIYIRKEVFYPKDNINNPLLLDLIFRQIFNDTLSDTCIRISQEERLRLKSLFVENKLDSFSPVATESVKREIIAAARDGCEVYFSRLFPATGSVGTGVQILAVSHAGVKLLRLVKGTNVPGEQLRVLRAYSYADVLFVTTPSRNMLEFNLRSEKLILFSPKAPQVKAMVDHFITELRKDSQYVVAVRNYSPEDGRQLSFHKGDIIHLQPLEHPERDHYYGCVVRKKVMYLEELKTGTQDFGWKFGAIHGRSGLFPAEYVQPIVAPDFVHLPVERKEEPRDKQGKVAASAAVAMAVASTAVAQELDWKTEASPTSTTFVEGPEGDSGEPLRDGVGTCPMLAFARRYFRAARHGTTESCGMKAKRDVPNVLEMLMFTKTPIQESLIEFVDGGISKLATEAFQAVMKFMGDHPLRGQTELDSVCTILKLCAEHEVLRDEVYCQIIKQVTNNTSSKPDSCQKGWRLLYILAAYYKCSEVLRPFLLAFLQDASRHPELPFQGIAKACEQNLRKTLRFGGRSLFPSSMELKAMVAGRSAKRQLFLLPGGIERHLKIKTCSVALDVIEELCCEMGLQHPEAFDEYILFVVTDRGQSVRPLTRQEYVLDVAAETERRDASYTFWCRRVVWSQPLKFDNELYITVHYNQVLPDYLKGLFTVLPPARPGEQHFPHVAKLAALQHRAKDHHHLPTAREVQDYVPPQLFRLLKAQSWLHMVTQHVEQAQALSAHQARAQFLGLLSAYPMFGSSFFYIQSCSNNAIVSPCILAVNQNGLNFLSKETHEPVAKFSLKEIQSTRTQRPTAGSSYPYVEITLGDLLAQSITQLQLEQGLELCRVVAAHMERLLGAREKRLTLPPSEITLL from the exons ATGGTCCGCTTCAAGCGCGTGGgcaagaagaggaaggaggcgGCCAGTGGCGCCTCGCCGGCAAAGCCGTCCTTCCTGCTGCTGCGACGGGGCGGGCAGGCGGCTGAGGACGGTGCGTCCCTCTTCCGCCGGCGCCCAGAAAGGAAATTCAAGCCACGGGCGCAGGTGCTGAGCAAGGCGGCCGCTGCCACGGGCTGGCTGGCCAGGAAGGTGCTCTCCCGGCGCGGGCGGCTGGtggggggcggccgggcggccGACACGGCCTGGCTCTCCCGTATCGGCGCCAAGAAGCTGCCGTTCCCTGCGGAAGACGAGATCCTCAGGCACCGGGCCAACATGAAGCGGAtccccggcggcagcgggcTGTCGGCCCCCAGCGCTATGTGGCATGGCCAGGAGAggcacagcagcacagtgcGGCGTCCGTCCCGGCGGCGCTCCCAGCGCGCGCCTGCAGAGCCACCGGTGCCGCGCTATGGGTGggccgaggaggaggatggagcctACAGCCGCCGGCGTGGCTATGccaaggaggaggatggagtCTATGGCTCCCACCGTGGTTATGCCAAGAAGGAAGATGGAGCTTGTGGCCCCCGGCGTGGCTACGccaaggaggaggatggagcctACGGCCCCCGGCGTGGCTACGccaaggaggaggatggagcctACAGCCCCCAGCATGGCTACGCTGAGGAGGATGGAGCCTACGGCCCCTGGCGTGGCTACAccgaggaggaggatggagcctATGGCCCCCAGCACGGCTAcgctgaggaggaggaaggctacATCCAAACCCCACCTTACCCAGCGGGGTATGGCTTTGAGGACGCAGTGCTGACTCCCTACGCCGACTACCCTGGCTATGAGACAGAGGAGGAGTATGGCTTCTATGGGGGGTTTTGGGAGGAGGGTGACCCACCGGGGCACCCCTACAGCTACGTGGAGCTCGAGGATGAGGGACCGTTCCGCGGCGGGTCCTCCCTCACTCTCTACGACCCTTACGGCAGCGACCCAGAGTACGGcgaggaggcagcagggcccTTTGGCTACAGGGGGGACCCCTACGAGGACTTTGGGGAGCCCATCGCTGGAGGGTACCGTGGGGATGAGTACCCTGAGCACCGCATCCAGTACAGCGAGGGGGGGTGGGCGCCGCATGCCCAGTCCTCCTGCAACCCCTACGCCCTGGCCCTGGAGGAGATCACTGAGGCCGAGGAGcccgaggaggaagaggaggaggatggagagtATCCCTTCTCCATCCTCAGTGCCTCCTCGCTCCGGGGCATGCGGGAGACGCTCTCCTCCAAGCTCTCCCTCAATAGGAAATTCAGGCTCTTTCCTCGGCCCCAGGTCAAGCTTTTTGGCAGGGACCGCCTCGACGTCCCCCTCCTGCCGTCCCCCCACCTGCCCGTCACCCGCGATGAGGACGACTATGATGAGTATGagccgccgccaccaccgccggcagcccccagccccgcggcaTCCCCAGGACGCCGGGTTTCGGCAGCGCGGCTGTGCGGGAGCCCGCTGGGGCAGTTCCTCCAGCGCTCCCTCTCGCAGCCCCCcagccgcccgccgcggggtgcaggggggtttCGGGACCCCCgcaccccccagccctcctACAGACGCTCTGGCCGCAGGCTGGTGGGGGTGGAGGGTGCCAGCTcggggggccgggaccccccGCCACGAGCATCTCCGGCCAGGGACCCTTCCCCGCCAGCGGGGCCCTgggggcagccccctccccaagaGCCAGGGGCTGCGCGGCGGCTGTCACTCCGTAACCCCTTCGCCAGCTCTGGGCGCTCCCCATCACCGCCGCCATCCCGGCAGCGCCCCGGCACTGTGCGGGGCGAGGGGCCGCAGCGATCACCCTCCCTCGGTGCCAGCATCCAGCGGTTCAGCCCCGAGCCCCCTCCCCTGCCGCCGGCTGTCCCCCGCTCTCCGGGGCCAGTGGGGAGGCGTTTGGGGGTGCCCGCGGTGGGGTCGGGGAGACCACTGTCCCCACGGCCATCACGGCGGAGCAGCCCCCCTGGGCTGCCGCTTCCCCAGGCCTGGCCCCGGCTTCCCGAGCCCCCCACCAAGGCCGTGAAGCCGCTGCAGAGGACCCCCTTCCTGGCACCGACCCCCCGCTCCGGCAGCCGCCGCctcagcccccccggcccctcctgGGATGAGGAGCTGCCCCCCTGGCAGGGTACCGCGCGGGGGCTCActggggtgccccccccgcccagccctgctcccagcacccccaaaaCTTTCATCCAGCGTATTGGGCAGCCCCTTGCCGGGAtggccccccgctcccccctgGCGAGGCCATCTCCAACTGAAGCGGGGGGCCACAGCCCCTCCCCGGGGTGCTCCATGGGGCAGTCCCTGGCATCACTGCTTGTGGGGAGCATGGCCCCCCACAAAGCCCCTCCATCACCACCGCCTGCCCGGCATCCCTCCTCCCGCTCGCCCTCCTTGCCCCGGCGCCCATCCCGGCGGGACGAGAGCACCCGCAGGTCACCGAGCCCACCGGTGAGGCACCGGGGCTGGGCTGACACCGGGTGCCCcatcctcccctcctctccacgCGGTGACCAGAGCCCCTCACCGCAGCGTCGCGCCGCTTTCCCGGCGCCCCACGGCCGAACCACCGGCTCGCCAGCCATGCCTCGCCACGGCGCTCGTGCCCCGGCGCCAGCGGAGACCATCGAGGGCGATGGGGCGGCCAGGGAGGAGGGTGCGGGGCGCTACGCGGTGGTGACGCCGCAGGTGCAGAGGTTGGGCTCCTTCCGGCGGGCGTCCCGCATGTACAAGCAGCACTGGTCCACGCAGCACGTTGTGCGGGTGCGGGAGATGCCCGACGCCTGGACGGCCGAGCAGGGGCCCCCCCGGCAGCCCACCCAGCGCAGCCGGCGGTGGGCGAGCCAGCGAGGAGCCGACATCGCCCGATACCTGAGCCAGCGCTCGCCGGCGGGCGGTTGGCGGGAGAGGCACCCCTGGGCGGACGGGTACCTGGGCAGCAAGCAGCCCTGGCGCAGCAAG ATGCAGTCGCTGTGCAGCCTGCCCATCGTGCGGTACCAGGAGCCGCAGGAGGAGGACGGGCTGGAGGACATGACCCAGCTGGA GGACCTCCAAGAAGCCGCGGTGCTGAGCAACATCCGGACACGGTTCGAGCGCCAGCTCATCTAC ACCTACATCGGCAGCATCCTGGTGTCGGTGAACCCGTACCGGCTCTACAACATCTACGGGACGGAGCAGGTGCTGCAGTATGAAGGCAGAGCGCTGGGCGAGAACCCACC gCACCTCTTTGCCATCGCGAACGTCGCCTATTCCAAAGTGATGGATGCCAAACACAACCAGTGTATCGTCATCAG CGGGGAGAGTGGCTCAGGGAAGACCGAAGCCACCAAGCTGATCCTGCGCTACCTGGCAGCTGTCAGCCAGAAATGCAGCACTGCCCCGCAG ATAGAG ATCCTGGAGGCGACCCCCTTGCTGGAATCCTTCGGCAACGCCAAAACCGTGAGGAACGACAATTCCAGCAGGTTTGGGAAATTTGTGGAAATCTTTCTGGAGGA TGGCTTGATCTGCGGTGCCATAACCTCGCAGTACCTGCTGGAGAAGTCCCGCGTGGTCTTCCAG gccAAGAGCGAGCGCAACTACCACATCTTCTACGAgatgctggcagggctgcctgcccaGCAGCGGCAGCGGTACTGCCTGCAGGGCGCGGAGACCTACTACTACCTGAACCAG GGTGGGAACTGCGAGATCCCCGGCAAGGATGACGCGGAGGATTTCCGTCGGCTGCTCAACACCATGGAGGTGCTGGGCTTCAGCGTGGAGGAGCAGAACAGCATCTTCCGCATCCTCTCCTCCGTCCTCCACCTGGGCAACGTCTACTTTGAAAAATACGAG ACCGACTGCCAGGAGGTCGCCACGGTGGTGAGCGCCACGGAGATCCGGACAgtggctgagctgctgcaggtctCCCCCGAGGGCCTGCAGAAAGCCATCACCTTCAAGGTGACG GAAACGCTACGGGAGAAGATTTTTACCCCCCTGACCGTCGAAAGCGCTGTGGATGCCAG ggaTGCCATTGCCAAGACCCTCTACTCCCTGCTCTTCGGCTGGCTCACAGACCGCATCAACAAGCTGGTGTACCCACGGCAGGAGGCCCTCTCCATCGCCATCCTGGACATCTACGGCTTCGAG GACCTCAACTTCAACAGCTTTGAGCAACTATGCATCAACTACGCCAACGAGTACCTGCAGTTCTTCTTCAACAAGATCGTCTTccaggaggagcag GAGGAGTACCTCCGGGAGCAGATTGAGTGGAAGGAGATCCCCTTTAGCGACAACCAGCCCTGCATCGACCTCATCTCCCAGAAGCCCTACGGCATCCTTCGGATCCTCGATGACCAGAGCTGCTTCCCCCAG GCCACTGACCACACGTTCCTCCAGAAGTGTCACTACCACCACGGGACAAACCCGCTGTACACTAAGCCGAAGATGCCGCTGCCCGAGTTCACCATCAAGCACTATGCAGGGAAGGTGACCTACCAG GTTCATAAGTTTTTGGATAAAAACTACGACCAGGTCCGTCAGGACGTGCTGGACCTGTTCATCACCAGCAGGACCAAG GTGGTGGCCAACCTCTTCTTCGGCCGTGCCCAGGTGATGGCCCGGCAGAGGAGCCTGGACAGGAGGAGCAGCACCAGGACGCGGCGATACAAGGCTCCCACCGTGGCCGCCCGGTTCCAGCAGTCGCTCCTGGACCTGGTGGAGAAGATGGAGAG GTGTAACCCCTTCTTCGTGCGCTGCCTCAAACCCAACAACAAGAAG GAGCCAGGGCTCTTCGAGGCTGACGTGGTCAGCAGCCAGCTGCGGTACTCGGGGATCCTGGAGACCATCCGCATCCGCAAGGAGGGCTTCCCCATCCGCATCCCCTTCCTTGTCTTCATAGACAG GTACCGCTGCCTTGTCGACATGTGGTCCAACGTCATTCCCAATGGGGCCAACTGCGTGGAGATGCTGAGGAACCTCTGCCCCGTCAGCCCCAGCATGTACTACGTCGGCGTCAGCAAG CTCTTCCTGAAGGAGCAGCTGTACCAGGCACTGGAGAGCAAGCGAGCCCGTGCCCATCACCTGGCCGCGCTCACGCTCCAGCGCTACGCTCGCACCTTCTTCATCAAGAGGCGTTTCCGCTCCCTCCGTCGAAAGATCGTCCTCCTGCAGAGCCGGGCGCGGGGCTACCTGGCCAg GCAGAGGTACCGGCGTATGCGGCACACGCTCATCAAGTTCAGGTCGCTGGTGCACATCTATGTGAACCGCCGGCGGTACCTCAAG aggaaggaggatgcCCGCCGGcgggcagaggaggagagggagaggatgAAGCAG gagctgacgaggagggaggtggtggacGTCACCCACCTGGAGATCCCGGCCGAGCTGATGGGGTTGCTGGAGGCTGCCGCAG CTGCCCGGGAGGTGAACGCCGGCTGCGTAGTCCTGGTGCCGCCGCCGGCGCTGCAGCCTGACTCCCAGCTCACCCTCCCGCTCGACATCAACGACTACCCCATGGCCAAGTACGTGCGGGGCCACTTCCAG GAGCCGGCGTTCGGGATGCTGACGGCCCCACTGGTGGCCCCCCTCACCCGGCTGGACGAGGAGCTGTGCCACGAGGCGCTCAGCCTCTTCCAGCTG ATCCTGCGGTTCATGGGGGACCCGGGGCTGGGCGGCCCGCAGGAGACTCTCTTCGGCAACTACATCGTGCAGAAGGGGCTGTCGGCGCCAGGGCTGCGGGACGAGCTCCTGGCACAAGCCGCCAACCAGGTCTGGCGTAACACCAACGTCAACAACGAGGAgcggggctggctgctgctggccgcCTGCCTCAGCGCCTTCCCCCCCTCCACTGCCTTCGACAAGTACCTGCTCAA GTTCGTCTCTGACTACGCCTTTGCCGGCTACAAGCCGGTGTGCCAGCGCAAGCTGATGCACGCCATGGCGCAGTCGCAGCTGGGCGCTGCGGTCGCCCGCGCCTACCCACCCTCGCTGCTGGAGTGGACGGCGAATCGGCAGCAAGCCAGCATGGCGCTCGACCTCCACTGCTTCAACG GCGACCAGTTCTCCTGCCCCGTCCACTCCTGGAGCACGGGCGAGGACCTGGCGGGGGATGTCCTGAAGCACAG GGGACTGGCGGAGGGCTGGCGTGGCTGGTCCGTGGCCATGAAGGCGGGCACCCAGTGGGCTGAGCTAGCCGGCCACGACTATGTCCTGGACCTCGTTTCCGACCTTGAGCTGCTCCGGGGCTTCCCCAAGCAGAAGTCCTGCTTCCTCGTCGCATGGGAGGGGGCTGAGAGACACGGCGGGGACAGCCAGGC ggTGCTGGGACACAGCTTGGATTTGGATGAAGTGCCTCCTCCCCCGGCCGTGAAAGCCCCCACGCTGCCATCCACGGAGGCGTACCCCCCCCATG ACGGGGACTTCGGGGAGCCGCGCAGCCAGAAGGGTCTGGATCGGTACCTGGACAGCCTCTTCGACCCCGTGCTCTCCTACGGCAATGGG gagctggagaagcCGTCCGCCGTCTCGCAGAGGATGAAGGGAGGAGGTGGCGCGGGAGGGGGGGACAGCGGCAGTGATGCCAAGCAGAGCAGACCCCCCGTGCCTGCGGAGACACGTCAGCCGAGGG GCGCAGAGCCAGCCCCATCTCCGCAGCACCGGGCAGATGCCAAGCAGCCACCTGGGCCCCCG GGCAGAGCAGCGGAGGGGACGCCAGcccgtgccccccagccccggccctaCTTGCAGAAAGTCG CACCCGTGGGCCGGCGGTGGCCGGGCGAGCTGGTGCAGCATTCCCGGCTCAACTCGGAGCACTTCCCACGGCCCACGCATGACATCCGCAACATCATCCGGCAGTGCCAGCCGGCCCCAcgcagctcccagccccccaG CAAGCTCTTTGGGAAGAAGCTGGACCCCCACGAGGAAGCCATGCAGATTCTGAAGGAGCAGCTCTTGGCAGCCCGGGTGCCAGCGGCTGCG GAGCCCAAGGAGATGGTGGCCGCGGTGAAGCCGGTGACCAGTGGCAGGTACCAGCTGCGAGCGCCAACGGGGCATCCGGtggccccccggcccccag TCTCCATCTCACGGGAGCTCCCGTCCGAGGGGCAGCAGGTCCAGACCCAGCTGCACCGGAGCTGCAGTGAGGACTTCTACACCTACCACAACGTGCCCTGGAAAATATACATCCGcaaggag GTTTTCTACCCCAAGGACAACATCAACAACCCGCTGCTGCTCGACCTCATCTTCCGGCAG ATCTTCAATGATACGCTCTCAGACACCTGCATCCGGATCAGCCAGGAGGAGCGGCTCCGCTTGAAATCCCTCTTCG TGGAAAACAAGCTGGACTCCTTCAGCCCCGTGGCCACCGAGAGCGTCAAGAGGGAGATCATCGCCGCTGCCCGGGACGGCTGCGAGGTGTATTTCTCGCGCCTCTTCCCCGCCACG GGCAGCGTGGGGACAGGCGTGCAGATCCTGGCCGTGTCCCATGCCGGCGTCAAGCTGCTGCGGCTGGTGAAGGGCACCAAcgtccctggggagcagctgcGGGTGCTGCGGGCGTACAG CTACGCCGACGTGCTGTTCGTGACCACCCCGTCCAGGAACATGCTGGAGTTCAACCTGCGCAGCGAGAAGCTCATCCTCTTCTCCCCCAAAGCCCCCCAGGTCAAAGCCATGGTCGACCACTTCATCACGGAGCTCAGGAAG GACTCCCAGTACGTGGTGGCCGTGAGGAACTACAGCCCAGAGGACGGGCGCCAGCTCAGCTTCCACAAAGGGGACATCATCCACCTGCAGCCGCTGGAGCACCCCGAGAGAG ACCACTACTACGGTTGCGTGGTCCGCAAGAAGGTGATGTACCTGGAAGAGCTGAAGACGGGCACCCAGGATTTTG GGTGGAAGTTCGGGGCCATCCATGGCAGGTCGGGGCTCTTCCCCGCTGAGTACGTCCAGCCCATCGTGGCCCCCGACTTCGTCCATTTGCCGgtggagaggaaagaggagccCAGGGACAAGCAGGGCAAGGTGGCAGCTTCGGCAGCCGTGGCCATGGCCGTAGCCTCCACCGCCGTGGCCCAGGAGCTGGACTGGAAAActgag GCATCCCCCACCAGCACCACCTTTGTGGAGGGTCCAGAGGGAGACAGCGGCGAGCCACTCCGGGATGGCGTGGGGACCTGCCCCATGCTGGCCTTCGCCCGGCGGTATTTCCGCGCAGCGCGGCACGGGACCAC gGAATCCTGCGGGATGAAGGCCAAAAGGGATGTGCCCAACGTGCTGGAGATGCTGATGTTCACCAAG ACCCCCATCCAGGAGTCGCTCATCGAATTCGTGGATGGTGGCATCAGCAAACTGGCCACTGAAGCTTTCCAAG CTGTGATGAAGTTCATGGGCGACCACCCTCTGAGGGGGCAGACGGAGCTGGACAGCGTCTGCACCATCCTCAAG CTGTGCGCGGAGCACGAGGTCCTGCGGGACGAGGTGTACTGCCAGATCATCAAGCAGGTCACCAACAACACCAGCTCCAAGCC GGACAGCTGCCAGAAGGGCTGGAGGCTGCTCTACATCCTCGCCGCCTACTACAAGTGCTCCGAGGTGCTCAGGCCCTTCCTCCTGGCCTTCCTGCAGGATGCTAGCAGGCACCCGGAGCTGCCTTTCCAGG GCATCGCCAAAGCCTGTGAGCAAAACCTGCGGAAAACCCTGCGGTTCGGCGGCCGCAGCCTCTTCCCCAGCAGCATGGAGCTCAAGGCCATGGTG GCTGGGCGCAGCGCCAAGCGccagctcttcctcctgcccGGCGGCATCGAGAGGCACCTCAAGATCAAGACATGCTCG GTGGCTCTGGATGTGATCGAGGAGCTGTGCTGCGAGATGGGGCTGCAGCACCCAGAGGCTTTCGACGAGTACATCCTCTTCGTGGTGACCGACAGAG GGCAGAGCGTGCGGCCGCTGACCCGCCAGGAGTACGTCCTGGACGTGGCTGCCGAGACGGAGCGCCGGGACGCCAGCTACACCTTCTGGTGCCGCCGCGTGGTCTGGAGCCAGCCCCTCAAGTTCGACAACGAGCTCTACATCACCGTTCACTACAACCAG GTGCTCCCTGACTACCTCAAGGGACTGTTCACCGTCCTGCCGCCTGCGAGGCCGGGAGAGCAGCACTTC
- the LOC132318639 gene encoding ribosome-binding protein 1-like, translating to MVGKKGEPKKDAEAKGKGGKGKGKDGKKGKTEAPSESEETSDAELLKAEESEETEVVEEEKDEEEAAAEEPKKGKGKEKKGVLKGVMVKKPGRGKKVQLEPEEEEGESDAAPAKKNLKGTSKLVMGLAADNAKKKKGAKGAEAKGQSKASMEPSPAKEEAAAVAPKARVKRSLRSTSKLFLGFKKSTARRGGRRRRTRRCSSPPPT from the exons ATGGTTGGCAAGAAGGGGGAGCCCAAAAAGGATGCGGAGGCCAAGGGGAAGGGGggcaaagggaaagggaaggatggAAAGAAGGGCAAGACGGAGGCACCCAGCGAGTCGGAGGAGACCTCAGACGCGGAGCTGCTGAAGGCGGAGGAGAGCGAGGAGAcggaggtggtggaggaggagaaggacgaggaggaggcagctgcggAGGAGCCcaagaaggggaaggggaaggagaagaagggggTCCTCAAGGGGGTGATGGTGAAGAAGCCAGGCCGCGGGAAGAAGGTGCAGCTGgagccggaggaggaggagggcgagAGCGATGCCGCGCCGGCCAAGAAGAACCTGAAGGGCACCTCCAAGCTGGTGATGGGGCTGGCGGCTGACAACGCCAAGAAGAAGAAGGGGGCCAAGGGTGCAGAGGCCAAGGGCCAGTCCAAAGCATCCATGGAGCCTAGCCCGGCCaaggaggaggcggcggcggtggcTCCGAAGGCCCGGGTGAAGCGGAGCCTCCGCAGCACCTCCAAGCTCTTCCTAGGCTTCAAGAA AAGCACAGCAcgaagaggaggaagaagaagaagaacaaggcGGTGCTCAAGTCCACCTCCAACCTGA
- the DRG2 gene encoding developmentally-regulated GTP-binding protein 2: MGILEKISEIEKEIARTQKNKATEYHLGLLKAKLAKYRAQLLEPSKSSAAKGEGFDVMKSGDARVALIGFPSVGKSTFLSLMTSTASEAASYEFTTLTCIPGVIEYKGANIQLLDLPGIIEGAAQGKGRGRQVIAVARTADVVIMMLDATKGEVQRALLEKELESVGIRLNKSKPNIYFKPKKGGGISFNSTVTLTQCSEKLVQLILHEYKIFNAEVLFREDCSPDEFIDVIVGNRVYMPCLYVYNKIDQISMEEVDRLARRPHSVVISCGMKLNLDYLLEKLWEYLALTCIYTKKRGQRPDFTDAIILRKGASVEHVCHRIHRSLASQFKYALVWGTSTKYSPQRVGLTHMMEHEDVIQIVKK; encoded by the exons aTGGGCATCCTGGAGAAGATCTCCGAGATCGAGAAGGAGATCGCCCGCACGCAGAAGAACAAAG CCACTGAGTACCACCTTGGCCTGCTGAAGGCAAAGCTTGCAAAATACAGAGCTCAGTTACTAGAACCCTCCAAATCCTCAGCCGCTAAAGGAGAAGGCTTCGATGTGATGAAATCTGGAGATGCCCGTGTGGCACTGATCGGTTTTCCTTCTGTGGGTAAG TCCACGTTTTTGAGTTTAATGACCTCAACTGCCAGTGAAGCTGCGTCTTACGAGTTCACCACCCTGACGTGTATCCCAGGAGTCATAGAA taCAAAGGAGCCAATATTCAGCTGCTGGATCTGCCTGGAATCATCGAAGGAGCAGCACAAG GGAAGGGCAGAGGTCGGCAGGTGATAGCTGTGGCCAGGACAGCAGACGTCGTTATTATGATGCTGGATGCCACGAAGGGTGAAGTACAGAG GGCCCTGCTGGAGAAAGAACTGGAATCTGTAGGAATCCGActgaacaaaagcaaaccaaatatCTACTTCAAG CCGAAGAAGGGTGGAGGTATCTCCTTCAACTCAACTGTCACATTGACTCAGTGCTCTGAGAAGTTGGTGCAGCTCATCCTCCATGAATATA AAATCTTCAATGCTGAGGTCCTTTTCAGAGAGGATTGTTCCCCTGATGAGTTCATTGATGTGATTGTAGGCAACAGGGTCTACATGCCGTGCCTCTAC GTTTATAACAAGATTGACCAGATATCTATGGAGGAAGTGGATCGTCTTGCTCGGAGACCCCACAGTGTTGTAATCAG CTGTGGCATGAAACTGAACCTGGACTACTTGCTGGAGAAGCTCTGGGAATACCTGGCACTCACCTGCATCTACACCAAGAAACGAGGAC AGAGACCAGACTTTACAGATGCCATTATTCTACGGAAAGGGGCCTCTGTGGAGCACGTG TGCCATCGAATTCACAGATCATTAGCCAGCCAGTTCAAATATGCCTTGGTGTGG GGGACAAGCACAAAATACAGCCCTCAAAGAGTGGGCTTAACCCATATGATGGAGCATGAAGATGTCATTCAGATCGTAAAGAAGTAA